The following proteins come from a genomic window of Dreissena polymorpha isolate Duluth1 chromosome 1, UMN_Dpol_1.0, whole genome shotgun sequence:
- the LOC127875202 gene encoding monocarboxylate transporter 12-like, which produces MPVDELYKKNESKRRNGSVASVGSVSSSSSISSSSDIVSEDALSYLMPPPPDGGYGWIIVVTAFTINLICDGIGFSFGIMYSELLDYFGESKSFTSWVGSLFYGSCLIGGPLASALATKFGCRRVLMGGGIVAATGTFVSAFASSIGMLCLTFGVITGLGMSMGYVTSLVMVAFYFEDRRAMATGLAVCGSGIGTFVFAPLTEFLIGLYGWRGTMIIWSGIMLHLVVCGSLLRPLEFSVEEKKQRALMKFERISRTTSFASFSNAARNLSRHGSHTEGLENEELKFEEGNLDACCHSQIEIPTFIKDNKIDIPIEILKEAQNNRAVLQDYLKTALQTVGSPDSHTNDIMKDFQSNENIKFESNENTQFESNENIKFDTAVTVIDEDAIVKLESNHEVRLDQEPIASCLKKSHHRSSSKERKHSPKPRRQVHMSTYLPLYRRGLFLRGNLAKFTRNAGRVKSNSCPELSRRFDESESDSDDEWECIWRYLHFSKQMKRVLKTMFDPSILLHPLYVIFAISNFILYFWYDVPYIFIVDRAVELGMEEKRASLLISVLGIVNTFGQITYGFMGDKNINLSVLYGCSLMSCGVAILIVPFFTEFAPLAVASALFGFFISANYSLSTVILVEYLGIDKLSNAYGLTMLVQGIANLIGPPLAALFHDSFHSYDLTFFVGGGFIVLAGNLLLIVPIMRKCRSQLRFDEATRVCTLYNAQLSIRAEEDESDTKELEQVANGNGSVHSALLVDKHTTFNDTAV; this is translated from the exons ATGCCGGTCGACGAATTGTACAAGAAAAATGAAAGCAAACGACGAAATGGCTCGGTTGCCAGTGTTGGTAGtgtcagcagtagcagcagcatcagtagcagcagtgaCATTGTCTCAGAAGATGCACTGTCATATCTTATGCCACCACCACCGGATGGTGGTTACGGTTGGATAATTGTTGTTACTGCATTCACTATCAACTTGATTTGCGATGGTATAGGATTTTCCTTTGGAATTATGTACAGTGAGCTCTTGGATTACTTTGGCGAGAGTAAGAGCTTCACATCATGGGTAGGCTCGTTGTTTTATGGGTCTTGCCTTATTGGTGGGCCATTGGCTAGTGCTCTTGCCACCAAGTTTGGTTGCCGACGAGTGTTGATGGGCGGTGGTATTGTGGCTGCAACGGGAACCTTTGTCAGTGCGTTTGCCTCGAGCATTGGTATGTTGTGTTTAACATTCGGTGTCATCACTGGTCTTGGTATGTCAATGGGGTATGTTACCTCACTAGTTATggttgcattttattttgagGATAGAAGAGCAATGGCTACTGGGTTAGCTGTGTGTGGTTCTGGTATAGGAACATTTGTATTTGCACCTTTGACTGAATTCTTGATTGGACTTTATGGTTGGAGAGGGACAATGATTATTTGGAGTGGTATAATGTTGCATTTAGTGGTTTGTGGATCGCTTTTGCGACCATTGGAGTTTTCTGTTGAGGAAAAGAAACAAAGAGCTTTGATGAAATTTGAACGTATTTCCAGAACAACGTCTTTTGCAAGTTTTTCAAATGCTGCCAGAAACTTGAGTCGACATGGTAGCCATACAGAGGGTTTGGAAAATGAGGAATTGAAGTTTGAAGAAGGCAATTTAGACGCATGTTGTCATTCACAAATCGAGATTCCAACTTTTATCAAGGATAACAAAATTGACATTCCGATTGAAATTTTAAAGGAGGCACAAAACAATAGGGCGGTTCTGCAAGATTACCTGAAGACAGCTTTACAGACTGTTGGAAGTCCAGATAGTCACACCAATGATATCATGAAAGACTTTCAGAGCaatgaaaacattaaatttgAGAGCAATGAAAACACTCAATTTGAGAGCaatgaaaacattaaatttgATACAGCAGTTACAGTAATAGATGAGGATGCCATTGTAAAACTAGAATCTAACCATGAGGTGCGACTCGATCAAGAGCCAATTGCAAGTTGCTTGAAAAAGTCCCATCACAGGTCAAGCTCGAAAGAACGTAAACACTCACCCAAACCCAGGAGGCAAGTCCATATGAGCACATACCTACCTCTGTATAGAAGAGGTTTGTTCTTGAGGGGTAACCTGGCCAAGTTCACCAGAAATGCTGGCCGGGTGAAATCAAATAGTTGCCCGGAGCTGTCACGCAGATTTGATGAGAGTGAAAGTGATTCTGATGATGAATGGGAATGTATTTGGAGGTACCTACATTTCAGCAAACAGATGAAACGTGTGCTGAAAACTATGTTCGATCCATCAATTCTGTTGCACCCTCTGTATGTGATATTTGCAATATCAAACTTCATTTTGTATTTCTGGTATGACGTTCCTTATATTTTCATTGTCGACCGAGCTGTTGAACTTGGCATGGAAGAAAAAAGGGCATCCCTTCTCATCTCTGTACTTGGCATCGTCAACACTTTTGGCCAGATAACGTATGGTTTTATGGGAGACAAGAACATTAACCTGAGTGTTTTGTATGGCTGTTCACTGATGTCATGTGGGGTGGCGATCCTGATTGTTCCTTTCTTCACAGAGTTTGCACCACTGGCTGTGGCCTCTGCTTTGTTTGGGTTTTTCATAAGTGCCAATTACTCCCTCAGCACAGTGATCCTGGTGGAATACCTGGGCATTGACAAGCTGTCCAATGCCTATGGACTCACCATGCTGGTGCAGGGTATTGCAAACCTGATTGGCCCTCCTTTGGCAG CACTTTTCCACGACTCCTTTCACTCATATGACCTGACGTTCTTTGTGGGAGGCGGGTTTATAGTGCTAGCGGGCAACCTGCTGTTGATTGTACCCATCATGAGGAAGTGCCGGTCCCAGCTGCGGTTCGATGAGGCGACACGCGTGTGCACACTCTATAACGCCCAGTTGAGCATCCGTGCCGAGGAGGACGAATCAGACACTAAAGAGTTGGAACAGGTCGCTAATGGCAACGGTTCAGTACACTCAGCACTGCTTGTTGATAAACATACTACATTCAACGATACTGCAGTGTAA